The Candidatus Paceibacterota bacterium sequence GATCAAGAATTGGGTATATCGCCGACAGCCATGTACCCCATCGATCTACACTTGGCCCTTCGAGAAGCCCTTCGGTTGTACTAAAAATTTCACGTAATTCTTCTGATGCTTCAAAATATACCTGTCCAGGAGGTGAATAATCCTCGGATGTTTCTGGTTCCGAGTCGACCAAAAAGATTACATCTCCTTCTTTTTGAGTAAGAAGGTATACAAATCGAACGTCACTGTTTGCAGAACGAACACGAGTTATTTCTTCCTTAATTAAACTGTACTCGGGTGAAGAAAGATCAGCCTCGGTACCAGTTAGTGACCGCACCATGTTCACATTAAACATCTCTGCCATTGTGCGCGCACGATCAGAAAGGTGCGTACGAATTGTTCTATCCACAACACTCCCCACATACATCGTCGATATAACACCAAGCACAACGACACAGGCGCCAGAAACAAGAAAGGCAACTTTTGTTTTATAGTGTTTGTTCATCTAACTTTAGCGATATTATATCGTACATGGATGTCATTCCTCAGAATACAGAGTGGACAAAAGCCACACTTATACACAAAAGTGAGCACGCCAAAACGAAAGGCGTACTTGTATGTATGAAATTTAGAGTTGAGAAACCTTTCTCCTTTTTCCCAGGTCAATACTGCAACATTCGAATCAACTCATCACACAATACCAAACCAAGAAGAAGCTACTCAATAGTGTGCACAGAGGCCCAGAACACAGTAATTGAATTTGGCATCAAGATTATTCCACATGGAGAGGTATCGCAGTTACTACAAACTGCTCAAATCGGAGATGAAGTTGAAATCCAAGGACCACTTGGAAATCATTTTGTTTGGAATCCAGAAACACACGATCAAAACGCACCCCTACTGTTAATCGCTTCAGGAAGCGGCATCGCACCGCTAATAAGCGTCATTCGTGCTCGACATTCAATGCCAATGCACGCACGACCAGAAACAATACTTATATATAGCGTTAAACACTCACATGACATCGCGTACGAACAAGAGTTACACACACTACGAGAAAAAGATACGCGCTTTACATATATACAAATTGTTACCCAAGAACCCGCTGGTAAAGCTAGCTACTCAAAACGGATTGATAAAGAACTACTGAACGAAGAATGCGGCCGATTCCTCGACCGCATTCCTAGTATCTACGTCTCTGGGTCCTCAGATTTCGTTAATACAATATCTAACCAACTCCAAGCATTAGGGATAGCTCCTAAAACAATATATTCTGAGAGTTTTATTTAACTTGATATGACTATTCCGGCCTGAAGCTCTGCGTAGGGCGCACGAATGATAATCCTTCCTGTAGCAGCTTCTTGCATGATTAATAATATCGACCGCGTCTTCAGTACTAAACCCTAATGTTTCAAGTGAAATGGATACATCAAGTGGTCTTAAAATTCTTAATGTTACTGATTCTCCAAAATACGACGGTGTAGTAACTGTACGAATATCATAGTGGACATTTTCAACCGTTAGTGAAAATCTCCCGTCTCTTGCACTAAAAGAATCATCTGTTCTGATCCGGGCTAATATTTTTAATCTCCTGATTACTTCTTCATGTACCAATAAAGAGTACGTAGCGAATAATTGAAGCATTCCATCTTTCCTATATCGAATTCGAACATCCTGTGCACCAGGATCGATGTGAATATCAGAATTACCATTCCCACAACCATACCCAATAATTTCGTCCAGGATCTCAGTTGGTGTGCCAGAAATATTTTTCACACGCACAGTATGGAACATATACAATGAAATATTTTTAAAAAGAAAAACCCTCACGCTGGTGGCGGGAGGGTTGAAGTTTCTGGAACTGGAAGTAACTGCTCACCAGGTCTTATAACACGGAAATACCCCGTGTTGGTCTTCGAGACAATGTTCTTGAACCTAAGCAATGTTAACGTATTTTTATTAACGTCGTAATTACCAATACGCACAAGAGACTTTTTCTCTAAACCAACATGGAATTGTTCAGTGAGTAATGTAGTACCTCGACAGACATGCAGTAAACGAACACACTCTGCAACGATGTGAACATCGGCAGCACCCGCCTTACACAACATGCGTTTTGTAAACGTTTTGTAAGGCTCTACAGCAGAACGAGGAATTTCAAGAGAGCAATCAATAAACCAATACCCGCTCGGGCGTGATTGGGTATATGGATTTATAGAAAGACTACCATCTACGACGTTTGCATGCCCATCAAAATACTTGAACGGTTCGCTGATTTTTTCTCTCAACGATTCATACTGAGTCTGGATTGACATGCCGACACAATAGAAAAGTCTGATATTTCTCCCCGCTCTATTACTTTCTGCAACGTGTTCTACCCAGGAGCGCTCAGCGGGAACATGTAACTGTCTGGGGATCTTCGACCCCCACACACAACCAGCTTCTGACGTATCAATCATATTGTCACCAAGAATTGACTTGGCTTCTTCAACTGAACACGCTTCGGCCAACACAACATCTTTTTTGACGGTTTTCTGAATGAGAGCAGCAACGTACTGCAATCCGGTTTTAGCAGATTTTAAAATGTGCACAGGATACCTCCTTTCTTCCGTAACATTATAGTTACTGGCCATAAACACAACTTTGACACTGTCTTTTTTTGATGCTATAATTGTCCATTCACGACCAAAAATAATTCACATGCAAGAAAAGCAGATCAGAAATATCGCCATCATCGCCCACGTGGACCATGGTAAAACAACCCTCACTGACCAAATCCTCAAACAAACAGGAGCAGCGATTGAAGGAACAACAATGGACTCAAACACTCTTGAACAAGAGCGTGGTATTACCATCTATTCAAAGAACGCTTCTGTTGAATATAAAGGTACAAAAATCAACATTGTAGACACACCAGGACACTCTGACTTCGGATCTGAAGTAGAACGTGTACTCCGTGCTATTGACTCAGTGCTTCTCATCGTCGACGCTCAAGAAGGCCCAATGCCTCAAACTCGATTCGTACTTAAAAAGTCTCTTGAAATTGGTCTTAAGCCAATTGTTGTTATTAACAAAATCGATAAGCCAGCATCTGACCCAGCACGTGTGCACGACGAAGTACTTGAGCTTTTCATTGACCTCGGTGCAAATGATGATCAATTAAACTTCACCGTCGTCTACGCTATCGGACGTGAAGGTATCGCAAAGAAAGAACTCGCTGATGTTTCAACTAACCTCGATCCCCTCCTCGACACCATTCTTGAGCAAGTAGCAAACGCTGACAAAGGAAAAGAAAACCCGCTTCAAATGCAGGTATTTAACCTCGGCTATGACAACTTCGTAGGACGCATGGGTATTTGCCGAATTTATGCTGGAACAGTAAAAGTTGGTTCAACAATCTGGGCAAAACACCCTGATGGAAAATTTGTATCTTCAAAGATCACAAAAATGTTTGCGTTTAAGGGTCTTGACCGTGTTGAAACACAAGAAGCAGAAGCTGGAGACATTGTGATGGTTGCCGGAATCGCAAATATTGAAATTGGAGACACTATTACTGATGCCGAAGCAACTCCTGCACTTCCTGCTATTAAAGTAGACGAACCAACAATCTCGCTTAACTTCCTTGTTAACGACTCACCATTTGGAGGACGTGAAGGTAAGTTCGTTACAAACCGTCAGATTCGAGAACGCCTTGAAAAGGAACTTGAAATCAACGTGGGACTTAAAGTCGACTTCGGTGCTGATGGTGCCATAGTCTATGGACGAGGAGAACTTCATATTGGAATCCTTCTAGAAAACATGCGACGTGAAGGATATGAGGTCCAGGTTTCTCAACCAAAAGTAATCTTCAAAGAAATCGATGGTCAGAAATTTGAACCATTTGAAGAAGTAACTGTTGATGTACCTGAAGCATATTACAGCCGTGTTATCGAAAAACTTTCTCCTCGAAAGGGAATCCTTATGTCCATGAAACAGGACCACGGAAGCACCTACCGCCTTATTTTTGAAATCCCAACTCGTGGATTCCTTGGGTATCGAAACCAATTTATTATTGATACAAAAGGAGAAGGAATTCTCTCAAGCCGATTCTTGGAGTTTCGCCCTCACGTAGGCCACATCGATCGCCACACAACTGGCGCCATGATTTCTATGGAAAGCGGAAAAGCACTCACCTTTGCACTGTTTAACCTCAGTGAACGAGGAACAATCTTCATTGATCCAACTGAAGAAGTATATGAAGGAATGGTTATCGGAGACGTTGTTAAGGGAGACGACCTATACGTTAACCCGACAAAGGGAAAACAACTTACAAACATGCGTGCATCAGGTTCTGATGAACACATGATTCTACAGCCAGCATGGAAACTCTCAATTGAGCGTGCCATGGAAGTGATGCGTGAAGATGAGTATATTGAAATTACTCCAACAAACATCCGTCTCCGAAAAATCTACAGGAATAAGAGTGAGCGTGACAAAGCAGAGCGACAGTCAAAAAAGGACTAGTCCTTACACTTGGTGGTTTCCAACAGCTACTCTTTTGATTCGAAACGCTATTCCTCCACATTTGAGTTTCTTCCCAATCTCCTCACAAATCGTTCTGACATAAGTTCCTGAGCCACATTCCATGAGGAGTGTATACGAGTACCATATGGCATTATCATGGCCAACTAGAGCTGTTTTCCATGATTCAATAACCTGCTTTTGCATAAAATCACCCTCTACAGCACCCACAAACTTCATAACTGCCGAAAGAAGCTCTTGTGTTGAGTGGGTGGTATCTGATTCCAGTTTTAGTGTATCTACGCGCATAGACCTTTCTGGGGCTTTTAGGAGCGTATTTTGGCCTTCCCTGGCCTCTCTTCCTGTGACCCAAAGTGGGGTTCCATCAACTGTTTTTGATGAGAATTGTGGATATGAAAATGTATGGGTTCCGATAAGATCTTGAGTGACTTTTTTGAGGGTTTCTTTAACCTCTTCATGTTTCTCATTTGATACTGGAATCACACCTGTAACAATCCCCAATGGATCATGTGAATCAGTGTTAATGCCTAACAAAAGTTCGAACTGATATGTTTTTGGCAAACCAATAAATTCAGACTTTCGTGGAATCTCTGCTTCTTCAAGTAGAATCACCACTCCTTCAGCAAGTGGATCCAAGCGACCAGCAAATGTGAGTTTTACATCCTCACCAAGACCTCGCTCAAGTCGCGCACGCTTAATTAGCGCCCCCATTGATTCCCCAATTTGTTTATTAATCACAATCATATAGACAAAGCCTTAAAATATTGTTTTTTGGCCGTATTCCGCTACAATCTAGCACATGGCAGACATTTCTACAGAAAGTTATAAAGGCGTTCGGGACTTCTACCCCGAAGATTGGCAGCGAATGC is a genomic window containing:
- a CDS encoding FAD-binding oxidoreductase, coding for MKFRVEKPFSFFPGQYCNIRINSSHNTKPRRSYSIVCTEAQNTVIEFGIKIIPHGEVSQLLQTAQIGDEVEIQGPLGNHFVWNPETHDQNAPLLLIASGSGIAPLISVIRARHSMPMHARPETILIYSVKHSHDIAYEQELHTLREKDTRFTYIQIVTQEPAGKASYSKRIDKELLNEECGRFLDRIPSIYVSGSSDFVNTISNQLQALGIAPKTIYSESFI
- a CDS encoding ATPase, T2SS/T4P/T4SS family, giving the protein MFHTVRVKNISGTPTEILDEIIGYGCGNGNSDIHIDPGAQDVRIRYRKDGMLQLFATYSLLVHEEVIRRLKILARIRTDDSFSARDGRFSLTVENVHYDIRTVTTPSYFGESVTLRILRPLDVSISLETLGFSTEDAVDIINHARSCYRKDYHSCALRRASGRNSHIKLNKTLRIYCFRSYP
- the typA gene encoding translational GTPase TypA — translated: MQEKQIRNIAIIAHVDHGKTTLTDQILKQTGAAIEGTTMDSNTLEQERGITIYSKNASVEYKGTKINIVDTPGHSDFGSEVERVLRAIDSVLLIVDAQEGPMPQTRFVLKKSLEIGLKPIVVINKIDKPASDPARVHDEVLELFIDLGANDDQLNFTVVYAIGREGIAKKELADVSTNLDPLLDTILEQVANADKGKENPLQMQVFNLGYDNFVGRMGICRIYAGTVKVGSTIWAKHPDGKFVSSKITKMFAFKGLDRVETQEAEAGDIVMVAGIANIEIGDTITDAEATPALPAIKVDEPTISLNFLVNDSPFGGREGKFVTNRQIRERLEKELEINVGLKVDFGADGAIVYGRGELHIGILLENMRREGYEVQVSQPKVIFKEIDGQKFEPFEEVTVDVPEAYYSRVIEKLSPRKGILMSMKQDHGSTYRLIFEIPTRGFLGYRNQFIIDTKGEGILSSRFLEFRPHVGHIDRHTTGAMISMESGKALTFALFNLSERGTIFIDPTEEVYEGMVIGDVVKGDDLYVNPTKGKQLTNMRASGSDEHMILQPAWKLSIERAMEVMREDEYIEITPTNIRLRKIYRNKSERDKAERQSKKD